From a single Adhaeribacter swui genomic region:
- a CDS encoding TIGR01777 family oxidoreductase, with the protein MAKIVLAGGSGFLGQILSAHFLSKNNEVIILTRHIKKFPFNVKQILWDGKNLGPWVNQLENSTVLINLTGKSVNCRYNQKNKKEILLSRLQSTQVLGDAIRLLQQPPPLWINAASATIYRHAEDRPQDEYTGELGIGFSVNVCQQWEQLFFTQNTPNTRKIGLRLAIVLGKNGGVMPYFKNLARLGLGGKQGNGQQYFSWVHEQDIISIVDFFINQTSLEGVFNVAAPQPITNSAFMRAVRQAFAAPFGLNTPAWLLKIGAWFIGTETELILKSRWVLPRRLTEAGYQFKIKTIEAALAASR; encoded by the coding sequence ATGGCTAAAATTGTACTGGCCGGAGGTTCTGGTTTCCTCGGGCAAATTCTCAGTGCCCATTTCTTAAGTAAAAATAACGAAGTAATTATTCTCACCCGCCACATTAAAAAGTTTCCATTCAATGTAAAGCAAATTCTCTGGGATGGTAAAAACCTGGGTCCGTGGGTGAACCAACTTGAGAATAGTACCGTGCTAATAAACCTAACGGGTAAAAGTGTGAATTGCCGGTACAACCAAAAGAATAAAAAAGAAATTTTGCTATCGCGCCTGCAATCTACCCAAGTATTAGGCGATGCCATACGGCTCCTGCAACAGCCCCCTCCGTTGTGGATTAACGCGGCCTCTGCTACCATTTACCGCCACGCCGAAGATCGCCCTCAGGATGAATACACCGGCGAACTGGGAATTGGTTTTTCGGTGAACGTTTGCCAGCAATGGGAACAATTATTTTTTACCCAGAACACACCCAACACGCGCAAAATAGGCTTAAGATTAGCCATTGTACTGGGCAAAAATGGGGGAGTAATGCCTTATTTTAAAAATTTAGCCCGACTTGGCTTAGGCGGTAAACAAGGTAACGGGCAGCAATACTTTAGCTGGGTACACGAACAGGATATAATAAGCATTGTAGATTTCTTCATTAACCAAACCAGTCTAGAAGGTGTTTTTAACGTGGCGGCGCCTCAGCCAATAACTAACTCGGCCTTTATGCGCGCGGTACGCCAAGCTTTTGCCGCTCCTTTCGGTTTAAACACTCCCGCCTGGCTGCTGAAAATAGGTGCTTGGTTTATCGGCACCGAAACCGAACTTATCCTGAAAAGCCGATGGGTACTGCCCCGCCGCTTAACCGAAGCTGGTTATCAATTTAAAATAAAGACCATAGAAGCTGCTCTCGCCGCTAGTCGTTAA
- a CDS encoding DUF7133 domain-containing protein — MLKISLNLFYAFLFLLGLSQELDLPKKPESTKMQKAAFAQEGPQDLKITNFTGPDLTPSPACLAVVPTGEVYVGVDMMGSLGKEPGKGSIVRLVDSNNDGQVDQHTTFATADNPRGIIVVDDRVYVLHTTFSKESGKATGMDLVVFTDANRDGVADGPSKPLITGISNPNFLQSRGTDHATNGIRMGIDGWIYIAVGDFGFHNATDQSGKKLTMLGGGIVRVRPDGTGMEVYSHGMRNIYDVAIDPYMNIFTRDNTNDGGGWNIRFSHQLQSGEYGYPVLFKHFTDEIIPALVDVGGGSGTGSLFMDEPTWPEKYNKVPMMADWGRSQLYIHRVTPDGPSFTQKEEEFIKLPQITDVDVDGSGRMYLAAWDGAGYSGNPSKGYVVRVVPQNWTYKAFPDLKKASISDLANLLKSNSAVARLYAQQELLTRPAKKATKAAWKVAQDKNQTLEARVAGMYTYAQLAGEKAIPDLVKLTQDNQVKELALKVLADRKEFIAKVPTAPFLQALKDPSERVQVAAIIGLGRLGRPEVAEALLQTKVPASFVAPAKNTEGPHATPNAAIIPAHLAVRALVNLNAVDASVKALNSDNATLALWTLRYMHDPKAVDGLISAYQQTQDANRKKEILTTVARLYQKEAPYDGSWWWSTRPDTHGPYYKGITWEASPKIAEFLKNEWNKADETGKQAFADLNGRMRLGITEFGGEDSVVTEETVKVDLDKIRNQKGQIGKSSIEDVMLAMAKIKGDANVGKGLFTRQGCIACHSIKRGETLKGPFMGQIGSIMNREQIAESILKPNASISQGFATVNINTKGGKTYIGFVSEETAGKVVIRNIAGEVFTIKASDIVSRKELETSMMPSGLANALSYEEFASLLTFLEQQKK; from the coding sequence ATGTTAAAAATTTCTTTAAATCTGTTTTATGCTTTTCTGTTCCTGTTGGGGCTTTCTCAGGAACTAGATCTCCCTAAAAAGCCCGAAAGTACAAAAATGCAAAAAGCGGCCTTCGCTCAGGAAGGTCCCCAAGATTTAAAAATTACCAATTTTACCGGTCCCGATTTAACCCCAAGCCCGGCTTGTTTGGCAGTAGTGCCAACCGGCGAAGTATACGTGGGCGTTGATATGATGGGTTCTTTGGGAAAAGAGCCGGGCAAAGGCAGCATTGTACGTTTGGTAGATAGTAACAACGACGGCCAGGTAGATCAGCACACTACGTTTGCAACGGCAGATAACCCGCGGGGTATTATTGTGGTCGATGACCGGGTTTATGTGCTGCATACTACTTTTTCGAAAGAAAGCGGCAAAGCTACTGGTATGGATTTAGTCGTTTTCACGGATGCTAACCGCGATGGGGTAGCCGATGGACCTTCTAAACCTTTAATTACAGGTATTAGCAACCCGAACTTTTTGCAAAGCCGTGGCACCGACCACGCTACCAACGGCATCCGGATGGGGATTGATGGCTGGATTTACATTGCCGTGGGCGATTTCGGTTTCCATAATGCTACCGACCAATCTGGTAAAAAATTAACCATGCTGGGCGGCGGTATTGTGCGGGTGCGGCCCGATGGTACCGGTATGGAAGTGTACTCGCATGGTATGCGTAATATTTATGACGTCGCCATTGACCCGTACATGAACATTTTTACGCGTGATAATACCAACGATGGCGGCGGCTGGAACATCCGTTTTAGCCACCAACTGCAATCCGGGGAGTACGGTTACCCAGTGTTATTTAAGCATTTTACCGACGAAATTATTCCGGCTTTAGTAGATGTGGGCGGCGGTTCCGGTACCGGTTCTTTGTTTATGGATGAACCTACCTGGCCCGAAAAATACAACAAAGTGCCCATGATGGCCGATTGGGGCCGGAGCCAGTTGTACATTCACCGGGTTACCCCGGATGGCCCGAGCTTTACCCAAAAAGAAGAAGAGTTTATTAAACTGCCGCAAATTACCGATGTGGACGTGGATGGCTCTGGCCGGATGTATTTAGCCGCCTGGGATGGCGCCGGTTACTCCGGTAACCCCAGCAAAGGCTACGTGGTGCGGGTAGTACCCCAAAACTGGACCTACAAAGCCTTCCCGGATTTAAAAAAAGCTTCTATCTCCGATCTAGCTAATTTATTGAAGTCCAACAGCGCAGTAGCCCGTTTGTACGCCCAGCAAGAACTATTAACCCGCCCGGCCAAAAAAGCGACTAAAGCTGCCTGGAAAGTTGCCCAAGATAAAAATCAAACTTTAGAGGCGCGTGTAGCCGGTATGTATACTTACGCGCAGCTTGCCGGTGAAAAAGCGATTCCTGACTTAGTTAAATTAACCCAGGATAACCAGGTAAAAGAATTGGCTTTAAAAGTACTCGCCGATCGCAAGGAGTTTATAGCCAAAGTACCTACAGCGCCTTTCCTGCAAGCTTTAAAAGATCCATCCGAAAGAGTACAGGTAGCTGCTATTATTGGTCTGGGCCGTTTGGGCCGGCCAGAAGTTGCCGAAGCTTTATTGCAAACCAAAGTTCCGGCTTCGTTTGTAGCTCCGGCTAAAAACACCGAAGGTCCGCATGCTACGCCTAATGCCGCTATTATTCCGGCGCACCTGGCCGTACGGGCTCTCGTAAATTTAAATGCTGTAGATGCTAGTGTAAAAGCTCTTAATTCTGATAATGCCACTTTAGCGCTTTGGACTTTGCGTTATATGCACGATCCGAAAGCCGTAGATGGTTTAATTTCGGCGTACCAGCAAACCCAGGATGCGAACCGGAAAAAAGAGATTTTGACTACCGTAGCCCGTTTGTACCAAAAAGAAGCGCCTTACGATGGTTCGTGGTGGTGGAGCACCCGCCCCGATACCCACGGCCCGTATTACAAAGGTATTACCTGGGAAGCTTCGCCGAAAATTGCCGAATTTTTAAAAAATGAGTGGAACAAAGCCGACGAAACCGGCAAACAAGCTTTTGCCGATTTAAATGGCCGGATGCGTTTAGGCATAACGGAGTTTGGCGGCGAAGATTCGGTGGTTACTGAAGAAACCGTAAAAGTAGACCTGGATAAAATCCGGAACCAGAAAGGCCAGATCGGTAAATCGTCCATTGAAGATGTGATGCTGGCCATGGCTAAGATTAAAGGCGATGCCAACGTGGGTAAAGGTTTGTTTACCCGGCAAGGTTGTATTGCCTGCCACAGCATTAAACGCGGCGAAACCTTAAAAGGACCTTTTATGGGCCAGATTGGCTCTATTATGAACCGGGAACAAATTGCCGAATCAATCCTGAAACCGAATGCATCGATTTCGCAGGGTTTTGCTACCGTGAATATTAATACCAAAGGCGGAAAAACGTACATCGGTTTTGTGTCGGAAGAAACGGCTGGTAAAGTAGTAATCCGTAATATTGCCGGCGAGGTATTTACCATTAAAGCCAGCGACATTGTTTCGCGCAAAGAACTCGAAACTTCCATGATGCCGTCGGGCTTAGCCAATGCCTTGTCGTACGAAGAGTTTGCATCTTTACTTACGTTCCTGGAACAACAGAAAAAGTAA
- a CDS encoding GbsR/MarR family transcriptional regulator, whose protein sequence is MKSFIYLNMELAEAKQKFIEAWGKLGSEWGINRTMAQVHALLLISPEALTTEEVMEALHISRGNANMTLRDLIDWGLVEKQHRTGERKEYFFAEKDTWVIARQVAKERKRRELDPVLKILDQIKEVQGEATDPEYTTFKKSITDISRLAHNVDNTLQTMLKAEESWFWGSIFKIFK, encoded by the coding sequence TTGAAAAGTTTCATATATTTGAATATGGAATTAGCCGAGGCAAAACAAAAGTTTATTGAAGCATGGGGAAAGTTGGGTTCCGAATGGGGCATTAACCGGACCATGGCCCAGGTACACGCTTTGCTTTTAATTTCACCGGAAGCACTAACCACCGAAGAAGTAATGGAAGCCTTGCACATTTCCCGGGGCAACGCCAACATGACCTTACGGGATTTAATTGATTGGGGCTTAGTAGAAAAACAGCACCGGACTGGCGAACGCAAAGAATACTTTTTTGCGGAAAAGGATACCTGGGTAATTGCCCGGCAAGTAGCCAAAGAAAGAAAAAGAAGAGAACTTGATCCGGTATTAAAAATTCTGGATCAAATAAAAGAAGTACAAGGCGAAGCAACCGATCCGGAATACACCACTTTTAAAAAATCCATTACCGACATCAGCCGTTTGGCACATAATGTTGATAATACCTTACAAACCATGTTGAAAGCCGAAGAAAGCTGGTTCTGGGGCTCTATTTTTAAAATTTTTAAGTAG